From the genome of Cytobacillus luteolus, one region includes:
- the fni gene encoding type 2 isopentenyl-diphosphate Delta-isomerase produces the protein MSRAKRKLEHIQHAISTGQDKTHGLDDITFVHQSLPNTSVNEIDLQTSIGELSISSPIFINAMTGGGGEQTRKVNRLLSEVAKECGLGMAVGSQMSAIKDPGERYTYEVVREVNPTGVLFANLGSEATVDNALSAIDMIEANGIQIHLNVIQELAMPEGERNFSGALSRIEKIVNSVQVPVIVKEVGFGLSTETAYQLRNIGVSILDIGGFGGTNFARIENNRSNRRLDFFDEWGITTAASIAEVSNLTRPIPIISSGGLQDALDIAKSIALGASAAAFAGVFLKILLQEGQEKLVEHIDQMKADLKYIMTALGTRSINELQKSPVIIKGETFHWLNQRGIDTAKYSHRR, from the coding sequence GTGAGCAGAGCAAAGCGCAAACTAGAACACATACAACATGCAATATCAACAGGACAGGATAAGACTCATGGTTTAGATGATATAACCTTTGTTCACCAAAGCTTACCAAATACCTCTGTAAACGAAATTGATTTACAGACTAGTATAGGCGAACTTTCTATAAGTTCGCCTATTTTTATCAACGCTATGACTGGCGGCGGTGGCGAACAAACAAGAAAAGTAAATAGGTTGCTAAGTGAAGTGGCCAAGGAATGTGGTCTAGGAATGGCAGTTGGATCACAAATGTCTGCCATTAAGGATCCTGGTGAAAGATATACTTATGAGGTTGTAAGAGAAGTGAATCCCACAGGGGTACTATTTGCAAATCTTGGAAGTGAAGCAACAGTTGATAATGCGTTATCTGCAATCGATATGATTGAGGCAAATGGAATTCAGATTCACTTGAACGTCATTCAAGAACTTGCGATGCCGGAAGGGGAAAGAAACTTTTCAGGAGCCTTAAGCAGGATTGAAAAAATAGTGAACTCAGTTCAAGTACCGGTGATTGTTAAAGAAGTTGGGTTTGGGTTAAGTACAGAAACAGCTTATCAGTTGAGAAATATAGGTGTCTCCATTTTGGATATAGGTGGTTTTGGAGGCACAAATTTTGCGCGTATTGAAAATAACAGAAGCAACCGCAGACTGGACTTTTTTGATGAATGGGGCATCACGACGGCTGCATCAATCGCCGAGGTGTCAAATCTGACAAGACCTATCCCCATTATTAGTTCTGGTGGTCTTCAGGATGCATTAGATATTGCAAAATCCATTGCTTTAGGAGCCTCTGCAGCAGCGTTTGCAGGAGTTTTCTTGAAAATACTTCTACAAGAAGGACAAGAAAAACTAGTAGAGCATATCGATCAAATGAAAGCAGATTTGAAATATATCATGACCGCTTTAGGCACTAGATCAATAAATGAACTACAGAAATCTCCTGTTATTATTAAAGGGGAAACCTTTCATTGGCTTAATCAAAGAGGAATTGATACAGCAAAATATAGTCATAGACGATAA
- a CDS encoding YpzI family protein, translated as MGKDRQQKKLKESKRVESDRDQSIDYPGSTRLESPEESRERNEQ; from the coding sequence GTGGGTAAAGACCGTCAACAGAAAAAGTTAAAAGAAAGTAAGAGAGTCGAGTCTGATCGCGACCAATCCATTGATTATCCTGGCTCTACAAGGCTAGAAAGCCCAGAAGAGTCTAGAGAGCGCAACGAACAATAA